In one Lolium rigidum isolate FL_2022 chromosome 3, APGP_CSIRO_Lrig_0.1, whole genome shotgun sequence genomic region, the following are encoded:
- the LOC124694427 gene encoding mavicyanin-like, producing the protein MALAALATLAAAVLLLASSCDAAMYKVGGLDAWAPPPASKPDVYVQWGKSLPFKLGDSLFFLYPPSQDSAVQVTAKAFAACDVSDPVLALDDGNSVFNLTAPGRAYFTSAAAGHCRRGQKLSVDVPAADGKLLPPSADDQAALKALAALPPAAAPVEALPSLSDNGDDDSAAGTRGVAGAGSAVALAAAALALFL; encoded by the coding sequence ATGGCGCTGGCGGCGTTGGCGActctggcggcggcggtgctgctgCTCGCCTCCAGCTGCGACGCGGCGATGTACAAGGTGGGCGGGCTGGACGCGTGGGCACCCCCACCAGCTTCCAAGCCGGACGTGTACGTGCAGTGGGGCAAGTCGCTCCCCTTCAAGCTCGGCGACTCGCTCTTCTTCCTCTACCCGCCGAGCCAGGACAGCGCGGTGCAGGTCACCGCCAAGGCCTTCGCCGCCTGCGACGTGTCCGACCCGGTGCTGGCGCTCGACGACGGCAACTCCGTCTTCAACCTCACCGCGCCGGGCCGGGCCTACTtcaccagcgccgccgccggccactgCCGCAGGGGCCAGAAGCTGTCCGTCGACGTGCCCGCGGCCGACGGCAAGCTGCTGCCGCCCTCCGCCGACGACCAGGCCGCGCTCAAGGCCCTCGCGGCgctcccgcccgccgccgcgcccgtcgAGGccctgccctcgctctccgacaacggcgacgacgactcTGCTGCCGGGACACGGGGGGTTGCCGGCGCCGGATCCGCGGTGGCGCTCGCTGCCGCTGCTCTCGCTCTGTTCCTGTAG
- the LOC124694426 gene encoding early nodulin-like protein 1, whose translation MMPGPSALASQVTAATALLLVLLLIDGCVAGTQKVGGLDAWAVPPASRPDVYLRWGKSAHVRLGDSLMFLYPPGHDDVVQVTARAAARCSVKAPLLRLADGNSVFNLTAPGRVYYTSTLPGHCRKGQRLSLDVPAANGTYLPPSADDLAALASLAKLPPAAAPTKALPTLASLDDDESGAAPPAAGASVIAVAALCFALLVYKET comes from the coding sequence ATGATGCCTGGGCCGTCGGCGTTGGCGTCGCAGGTGACCGCGGCGACGGCACTGCTGCTGGTGCTACTCCTGATCGACGGCTGCGTCGCCGGGACGCAGAAGGTGGGCGGGCTGGACGCGTGGGCGGTGCCGCCGGCGTCCAGGCCAGACGTGTATCTGCGGTGGGGCAAGTCCGCCCACGTCAGGCTCGGCGACTCCCTCATGTTCCTGTACCCTCCGGGCCACGACGACGTCGTCCAGGTCACGGCGCGGGCCGCCGCGCGCTGCAGCGTAAAGGCGCCGCTGCTCAGGCTCGCCGACGGCAACTCCGTCTTCAACCTCACCGCGCCGGGGAGGGTGTACTACACCAGCACCCTGCCGGGCCACTGCCGGAAGGGGCAGAGGCTGTCGCTCGACGTGCCCGCGGCCAACGGGACCTACCTGCCGCCCTCGGCGGACGACCTCGCCGCGCTCGCCTCGCTGGCCAagctgccgccggcggcggcgcctacCAAGGCCCTGCCGACTTTGGCTTCCCTCGACGACGATGAGTCCGGCGCCGCGCCACCGGCTGCAGGCGCATCCGTTATCGCTGTTGCCGCTCTGTGCTTTGCTCTCCTCGTGTACAAGGAGACGTAA
- the LOC124701231 gene encoding bifunctional fucokinase/fucose pyrophosphorylase-like isoform X1 — translation MLIMTGDVLPCFDASDLVLPDDAACIVTVPTTLDVASNHGVVVASKDGTQGENYSLCLVDNLLQKPAMSELVEAQAFLDDGRPLLDTGIIAVRGKAWQELVALAYSSSQAIIREIITSRNELSLYEDLVAAWVPTRHEWLRNRPFGRQLIAALGSHKMFSFCSYDFTFLHFGTSAEVLDHLAGTYSALVGRGHMCWIPETTACDIAATTVILSSKISAGVSIGEYSLVYDSSLSGRVRIGSQSIVVGVNVHELIEDTPHVFSSTCFTLPDRHCLWEVPLVNSMGRVMVYCGLHDNPKLSIKRDGTFCGKPWRNVLEDLKIQDTDMWDSSNHDKCLWNARLFPIMSPSEMLNVGMWLMGSGNDPDGEVSCMWRKSQRVSLEELHRSIDYHQLCTDSSKHQADIAAAIAKRCMTNGLLGRNLFQLCEEMLVNNDSSSQVCKELLTYFPSHGDQYSGVLPQSRAYQVKMDLLRASGDLSTASMVEEKVWASVASETSSAVKYGSKEPSTDAMSTSNGNLHPKKAMVELPVRVDFVGGWSDTPPWSLERPGCVLNMAISLEGSLPVGAIIEATEDHHGVLIEDDAERKVYIDDLSSISHPFREADTFRLVKSALVATGILGHRILSKSGLKIRTWANVPRGSGLGTSSILAAAVVKGLFQLMEDDTSDDNVARAVLVVEQIMGTGGGWQDQIGGLYPAIKCTESFPEQPLRLQVVPLLASPQLIQELEQRLLVVFTGQVRLAHRVLEKVVTRYLRRDSLLISSIKRLAELANTGREALMNGEMDELGGIMLEAWRLHQELDPFCSNRAVDELFAFADPYCCGYKLVGAGGGGFALLLARSVSSAGELRRALRESAAFDVKVYDWSVAMPR, via the exons ATGCTCATAATGACGGGGgacgtcctcccgtgcttcgacgCCTCGGACCTAGTCCTCCCCGACGACGCCGCGTGCATCGTCACGGTGCCGACGACGCTGGACGTGGCCTCTAACCATGGAGTGGTTGTGGCCTCCAAGGATGGAACCCAGGGGGAGAATTACTCTCTCTGTTTGGTTGATAATCTGCTGCAGAAGCCAGCAATGAGCGAGCTTGTGGAGGCGCAGGCCTTTCTAGATGATGGTCGGCCGCTGCTTGACACAGGGATAATAGCTGTGAGGGGTAAAGCATGGCAGGAGCTTGTTGCCCTCGCATACTCATCTAGCCAGGCCATCATTCGGGAGATCATCACTAGCAGAAACGAG CTGAGTTTATATGAAGATCTTGTGGCTGCATGGGTACCGACCAGGCACGAATGGTTGAGGAACCGTCCATTTGGCAGGCAACTCATTGCTGCTTTAGGAAGCCACAAGATGTTCAGCTTTTGTTCAT ATGACTTCACTTTTTTGCATTTTGGTACATCTGCTGAGGTTCTAGATCATTTGGCGGGTACATATTCAGCACTTGTAGGTCGAGGGCACATGTGTTGGATACCAGAGACGACTGCTTGTGATATTGCTGCTACAACTGTCATTTTGTCTAGCAAAATTTCTGCTGGGGTCTCAATTGGAGAGTATTCGTTGGTTTATGATTCATCACTGTCAGGCAGAGTAAGGATTGGTTCTCAGTCGATTGTGGTTGGGGTGAATGTACATGAGTTAATCGAGGATACTCCTCATGTTTTTAGTAGCACCTGTTTCACATTACCTGATCGGCATTGCCTCTGGGAAGTGCCTTTGGTAAACTCCATGGGAAGAGTTATGGTCTACTGTGGTCTTCATGACAATCCAAAACTTTCTATAAAGAGGGACGGGACATTCTGTGGAAAGCCATGGAGAAATGTCTTGGAAGATCTTAAAATCCAGGATACCGATATGTGGGACTCATCCAACCATGACAAGTGCTTGTGGAATGCTAGGCTTTTCCCCATCATGTCTCCCTCTGAAATGCTAAATGTAGGCATGTGGCTCATGGGATCCGGAAATGATCCAGATGGTGAAGTTAGTTGCATGTGGAGAAAATCACAGAGAGTCAGCTTGGAAGAGCTGCATCGTTCAATTGACTACCATCAGCTTTGCACGGATTCTAGCAAGCATCAAGCAGATATTGCAGCTGCCATAGCTAAAAGATGCATGACTAATGGCTTACTCGGGCGTAACCTGTTTCAGCTATGTGAGGAAATGTTAGTGAATAATGATTCCAGTTCACAAGTCTGTAAAGAATTACTTACATATTTTCCTAGTCATGGGGATCAGTATTCTGGCGTTCTTCCTCAGAGCAGAGCATACCAGGTCAAAATGGATCTGCTTAGAGCTTCTGGAGATCTTTCTACTGCATCTATGGTTGAAGAGAAAGTATGGGCCTCTGTTGCAAGTGAAACTTCATCGGCTGTAAAATATGGGTCTAAAG AACCATCAACTGATGCAATGAGTACAAGCAATGGAAACTTGCATCCCAAGAAGGCCATGGTAGAATTACCGGTCCGTGTTGACTTTGTTGGGGGTTGGAGTGATACACCTCCATGGAGCTTGGAGCGTCCAGGTTGTGTTTTGAACATGGCAATAAGCTTGGAAGGAAGCCTTCCTGTTGGAGCTATTATAGAGGCAACAGAAGACCACCATGGAGTTCTTATTGAAGATGATGCCGAGCGAAAGGTTTATATCGATGATCTGTCATCAATCTCTCACCCATTCAGAGAAGCCGATACATTCCGTCTAGTCAAGTCTGCTCTTGTTGCCACTGGTATCCTTGGCCATAGAATACTGTCAAAGTCAGGTTTAAAGATCAGGACCTGGGCAAATGTTCCTCGCGGAAGTGGTCTAGGCACTTCTAGCATATTAGCAGCTGCTGTAGTTAAGGGTCTATTTCAACTGATGGAAGACGACACGAGTGATGATAATGTTGCTAGAGCTGTGCTGGTAGTGGAACAAATAATGGGCACGGGCGGTGGGTGGCAAGATCAAATTGGCGGCCTGTATCCTGCAATCAAGTGCACAGAGAGCTTTCCAGAACAGCCGTTGCGCTTGCAGGTTGTTCCACTGCTGGCATCTCCTCAGCTGATTCAGGAGTTGGAACAGCGCCTCCTGGTTGTGTTCACTGGCCAA GTGAGGCTCGCCCACCGAGTCCTGGAGAAGGTCGTCACCCGGTACCTCCGGCGCGACAGCCTCCTGATATCCAGCATCAAGAGGCTGGCCGAGCTTGCCAACACCGGGAGAGAAGCCCTGATGAACGGCGAGATGGACGAGCTGGGCGGCATAATGCTGGAGGCCTGGAGGCTGCACCAGGAGCTGGACCCATTCTGCAGCAACAGGGCCGTGGACGAGCTCTTCGCGTTCGCCGACCCGTACTGCTGCGGGTACAAGCTGGtcggagccggcggcggcggcttcgccTTGCTGCTGGCCAGGAGCGTGAGTTCTGCAGGTGAACTCCGGCGGGCGCTCCGGGAGTCCGCCGCGTTTGATGTCAAGGTGTACGACTGGAGCGTCGCCATGCCCCGATGA
- the LOC124701231 gene encoding bifunctional fucokinase/fucose pyrophosphorylase-like isoform X2: protein MSTKHVLLLHAGGDSKRVPWANPMGKAFLPVPYLAGDNPDGPVPLLFDHILAISASARQAFKNQGGMLIMTGDVLPCFDASDLVLPDDAACIVTVPTTLDVASNHGVVVASKDGTQGENYSLCLVDNLLQKPAMSELVEAQAFLDDGRPLLDTGIIAVRGKAWQELVALAYSSSQAIIREIITSRNELSLYEDLVAAWVPTRHEWLRNRPFGRQLIAALGSHKMFSFCSYDFTFLHFGTSAEVLDHLAGTYSALVGRGHMCWIPETTACDIAATTVILSSKISAGVSIGEYSLVYDSSLSGRVRIGSQSIVVGVNVHELIEDTPHVFSSTCFTLPDRHCLWEVPLVNSMGRVMVYCGLHDNPKLSIKRDGTFCGKPWRNVLEDLKIQDTDMWDSSNHDKCLWNARLFPIMSPSEMLNVGMWLMGSGNDPDGEVSCMWRKSQRVSLEELHRSIDYHQLCTDSSKHQADIAAAIAKRCMTNGLLGRNLFQLCEEMLVNNDSSSQVCKELLTYFPSHGDQYSGVLPQSRAYQVKMDLLRASGDLSTASMVEEKVWASVASETSSAVKYGSKEPSTDAMSTSNGNLHPKKAMVELPVRVDFVGGWSDTPPWSLERPGCVLNMAISLEGSLPVGAIIEATEDHHGVLIEDDAERKVYIDDLSSISHPFREADTFRLVKSALVATGILGHRILSKSGLKIRTWANVPRGSGLGTSSILAAAVVKGLFQLMEDDTSDDNVARAVLVVEQIMGTGGGWQDQIGGLYPAIKCTESFPEQPLRLQVVPLLASPQLIQELEQRLLVVFTGQVRLAHRVLEKVVTRYLRRDSLLISSIKRLAELANTGREALMNGEMDELGGIMLEAWRLHQELDPFCSNRAVDELFAFADPYCCGYKLVGAGGGGFALLLARSVSSAGELRRALRESAAFDVKVYDWSVAMPR, encoded by the exons ATGTCCACGAAGCACGTGCTGCTGCTCCACGCCGGCGGGGACAGCAAGCGGGTGCCCTGGGCGAACCCCATGGGGAAGGCCTTCCTGCCCGTGCCCTACTTGGCCGGGGACAACCCCGACGGGCCCGTCCCGCTGCTCTTCGACCACATCCTCGCCATCTCCGCCAGCGCAAGGCAAGCATTCaagaaccaag GTGGAATGCTCATAATGACGGGGgacgtcctcccgtgcttcgacgCCTCGGACCTAGTCCTCCCCGACGACGCCGCGTGCATCGTCACGGTGCCGACGACGCTGGACGTGGCCTCTAACCATGGAGTGGTTGTGGCCTCCAAGGATGGAACCCAGGGGGAGAATTACTCTCTCTGTTTGGTTGATAATCTGCTGCAGAAGCCAGCAATGAGCGAGCTTGTGGAGGCGCAGGCCTTTCTAGATGATGGTCGGCCGCTGCTTGACACAGGGATAATAGCTGTGAGGGGTAAAGCATGGCAGGAGCTTGTTGCCCTCGCATACTCATCTAGCCAGGCCATCATTCGGGAGATCATCACTAGCAGAAACGAG CTGAGTTTATATGAAGATCTTGTGGCTGCATGGGTACCGACCAGGCACGAATGGTTGAGGAACCGTCCATTTGGCAGGCAACTCATTGCTGCTTTAGGAAGCCACAAGATGTTCAGCTTTTGTTCAT ATGACTTCACTTTTTTGCATTTTGGTACATCTGCTGAGGTTCTAGATCATTTGGCGGGTACATATTCAGCACTTGTAGGTCGAGGGCACATGTGTTGGATACCAGAGACGACTGCTTGTGATATTGCTGCTACAACTGTCATTTTGTCTAGCAAAATTTCTGCTGGGGTCTCAATTGGAGAGTATTCGTTGGTTTATGATTCATCACTGTCAGGCAGAGTAAGGATTGGTTCTCAGTCGATTGTGGTTGGGGTGAATGTACATGAGTTAATCGAGGATACTCCTCATGTTTTTAGTAGCACCTGTTTCACATTACCTGATCGGCATTGCCTCTGGGAAGTGCCTTTGGTAAACTCCATGGGAAGAGTTATGGTCTACTGTGGTCTTCATGACAATCCAAAACTTTCTATAAAGAGGGACGGGACATTCTGTGGAAAGCCATGGAGAAATGTCTTGGAAGATCTTAAAATCCAGGATACCGATATGTGGGACTCATCCAACCATGACAAGTGCTTGTGGAATGCTAGGCTTTTCCCCATCATGTCTCCCTCTGAAATGCTAAATGTAGGCATGTGGCTCATGGGATCCGGAAATGATCCAGATGGTGAAGTTAGTTGCATGTGGAGAAAATCACAGAGAGTCAGCTTGGAAGAGCTGCATCGTTCAATTGACTACCATCAGCTTTGCACGGATTCTAGCAAGCATCAAGCAGATATTGCAGCTGCCATAGCTAAAAGATGCATGACTAATGGCTTACTCGGGCGTAACCTGTTTCAGCTATGTGAGGAAATGTTAGTGAATAATGATTCCAGTTCACAAGTCTGTAAAGAATTACTTACATATTTTCCTAGTCATGGGGATCAGTATTCTGGCGTTCTTCCTCAGAGCAGAGCATACCAGGTCAAAATGGATCTGCTTAGAGCTTCTGGAGATCTTTCTACTGCATCTATGGTTGAAGAGAAAGTATGGGCCTCTGTTGCAAGTGAAACTTCATCGGCTGTAAAATATGGGTCTAAAG AACCATCAACTGATGCAATGAGTACAAGCAATGGAAACTTGCATCCCAAGAAGGCCATGGTAGAATTACCGGTCCGTGTTGACTTTGTTGGGGGTTGGAGTGATACACCTCCATGGAGCTTGGAGCGTCCAGGTTGTGTTTTGAACATGGCAATAAGCTTGGAAGGAAGCCTTCCTGTTGGAGCTATTATAGAGGCAACAGAAGACCACCATGGAGTTCTTATTGAAGATGATGCCGAGCGAAAGGTTTATATCGATGATCTGTCATCAATCTCTCACCCATTCAGAGAAGCCGATACATTCCGTCTAGTCAAGTCTGCTCTTGTTGCCACTGGTATCCTTGGCCATAGAATACTGTCAAAGTCAGGTTTAAAGATCAGGACCTGGGCAAATGTTCCTCGCGGAAGTGGTCTAGGCACTTCTAGCATATTAGCAGCTGCTGTAGTTAAGGGTCTATTTCAACTGATGGAAGACGACACGAGTGATGATAATGTTGCTAGAGCTGTGCTGGTAGTGGAACAAATAATGGGCACGGGCGGTGGGTGGCAAGATCAAATTGGCGGCCTGTATCCTGCAATCAAGTGCACAGAGAGCTTTCCAGAACAGCCGTTGCGCTTGCAGGTTGTTCCACTGCTGGCATCTCCTCAGCTGATTCAGGAGTTGGAACAGCGCCTCCTGGTTGTGTTCACTGGCCAA GTGAGGCTCGCCCACCGAGTCCTGGAGAAGGTCGTCACCCGGTACCTCCGGCGCGACAGCCTCCTGATATCCAGCATCAAGAGGCTGGCCGAGCTTGCCAACACCGGGAGAGAAGCCCTGATGAACGGCGAGATGGACGAGCTGGGCGGCATAATGCTGGAGGCCTGGAGGCTGCACCAGGAGCTGGACCCATTCTGCAGCAACAGGGCCGTGGACGAGCTCTTCGCGTTCGCCGACCCGTACTGCTGCGGGTACAAGCTGGtcggagccggcggcggcggcttcgccTTGCTGCTGGCCAGGAGCGTGAGTTCTGCAGGTGAACTCCGGCGGGCGCTCCGGGAGTCCGCCGCGTTTGATGTCAAGGTGTACGACTGGAGCGTCGCCATGCCCCGATGA